The stretch of DNA TATACTGCTTACCCTTAAAAGTAATTTGTTTACCAATACTTTTTGCGGAAGCTACGGGGATCAATTCTGTAACTGGGAAGTTGCGTTCTTCAAGAATCTGCAACATTTTAGTGCCTACCAAACCGGTGACACCTACTACTGCGACTTTCATTTTGTTTGTTGTGTAAATTATAAATTAAACTGAACCTCAAATATGCGATTTTTTTTGCTTTTTTAAACCACAATGTCTACCAATTTAGTGTATAAAGCTTTGTTTTAGCAAAGTTTAACGTATTACGCTCAATTTTTTACCTTTGTAGCCAAAGCTACATCTGCATGATTGAAAAGATTTTAGTGATAGGTGCAAACGGACAAATTGGTACCGAATTAGTGAATGCATTAAGGGGTATGCATGGTGCCGAAAATGTTATAGCATCTGATATAAACAGCCCTACATATGCCATACGTAACAGCGGCCCGTTTGAGTTTGCCAATGTTTTAGATAAAGACAACCTGCATCATCTTTTTGACAAACACCGCCCAACACAAGTATATTTACTGGCAGCTATACTATCTGCCGTAGGCGAACAAAAACCTAAAATGGCCTGGGACCTGAACATGACCGGCCTGATACACGTGCTTGATTTTGCTGTTGAATTTAAAACCGCTAAAGTTTTTTGGCCAAGCAGCATTGCTGTATTTGGCCCACATTCGCCACAATACGATACACCGCAGTACTGTGTGATGGACCCCAACACAGTTTACGGATTTAGTAAGTTAGCGGGCGAACGCTGGTGCGAATACTACCATGCCAAATATGGGGTTGATGTACGTAGTTTACGTTACCCCGGCTTAATAGGCTGGAGGGCTAACCCGGGCGGCGGCACAACAGATTACGCAGTGCATATTTTTCATGAAGCGTTAAAGAGTGGTAAATATCAAAGCTTTTTAGCTGCCGGTACCGCGTTACCAATGATGTATATGGACGATGCCATACGCGCAACCCTTACATTAATGGATGCCCCCGTCGATAATATAAAAATACGTTCGAGCTATAACCTGGCAGGTATAAGTTTTACACCCACGCAGCTGGCCGAAGAAATTAAAAAGCATATACCCGCATTTGAAATAAGCTATGCCGATAACGACCCGCGACAGGCTATTGCCGATAGCTGGCCAAAATCTATAGACGACAGCCAGGCACAACAGGATTGGGGCTGGAATATAGAATATGACCTGCCCAAAATGACCTGGGATATGCTGGAGAACTTAAAAAAGACGATTTAAAAGAAACTGCTATATTTAACAACTGCATTTGCAGACAAGGTTTGGACGATCTGACCATGATATACAAACCATCAACAATGAACTAAATACAATGGGAAGAGCATTTGAATTCCGTAAAGAGAGAAAATTTAAGCGTTGGGCCAAAATGGCCGTACAGTTTACCCGTTTAGGGAAAGAAATTGTAATGGCGGTAAAAGCCGGTGGCGGCGACCCTAACTCTAACTCGCGCCTGCGCACTGCTATACAAAACTCAAAGGCGGTTAATATGCCTAAAGATAGGGTAGAAGCTGCTATCAAAAGAGCAACCAGCCGTGATGAAAAAGATTACGAAGAGCTGGTTTACGAAGGTTACGCGCAACATGGTGTAGCCATATTGGTAGAAACCGCGACTGATAACATTAACCGCACAGTTGCCAATGTACGTAGCTACTTTACTAAGTACGGTGGTACGTTAGGCAAAACAGGTTCGCTTGATTTTATTTTTAGCCGGAAATCTGTTTTCACATTTGTACCCGGCGACCGTGATCTGGAAGAGCTGGAATTTGAATTGATAGATGCCGGCCTGGAAGACCTTTTTGTAGAGGCAGATGAAGAAGGAAACGATGTTGCCGTTATACATACCGCATTTGAAGATTTTGGTAAAATGCAAAAGGCCTTAGAAGAATTAGGTATAGAAACCAAATCGGCTAAACTGGAGCGTATACCTTTATCTACCACATCGGTAACCGAAGAACAGGCTGTTGACGTGCTAAAGATTGTTGACCGCTTAGAGGACGACGACGATGTACAGGCGGTGTATCATAACATGGCCGAGTAGTTCTATTTTGAATTTCGGACGTTCAATTTGGGATTATCCGCCGTGTTAATGACTTTAGACTTTTAACTCTAACTTTTAACTTTAATGTATGCCCTTATTCTCATCAAGCAAGCAGGAAAAAAAAGTTAAGGTAACCTTCGCCAATGGTTTACTTTTTGTGGAGAAAGCTGATGGTAAACAACAGGCCTTCCCGTTGGAGTGGTTCCCAAAGTTGCTACACGCAAGCGATGAAGCGCGCGAGGACTGGGTGCAAACCAGTACCGGTATAAGGTTTAATAAGCTGGATGTGGACGTGGCGCTATAGAATTAAGAAATAAGAATCAAGCGGCAGGAAAGGAAACAAGACAATGATCTTACACGCCGATTTTTGCTTCTCATATGTTTCAAGTATATGACTTTCGAAGAGTTTTTTAATAAGAAGAGGATTGACCTTACAGCCTTACAGGCGGCCGAACCGGGTCTGTTCTCTGAATTTAGAACGCACTTTGATGAAATGGGCGAAAAGAGTTTCGACCACACTAAAAAATACTGGTTTAACAAGCTTAGGCTACAATATCATCTGGCACCCGAATTAAAGCCCGATAAGGTACATCTAGAAAACCGCCTTGCCGAGCAAACCATCGTCGAATCTATTCTGGACGAAAAGATACCCGCGCCGTCTGTTGGTTTTAAGCCCAGGTTTAAACCTGGTATGGTAAGCAAACCAGCCGAAACTAAGGATATTGATATACCAACTGCCGATGTTCAACCGGCGGAAACAGAACAACCTGCTGAAGAAACAGCGGCACCAAAGCCGGCTGGGTTTAAGCCAAGGTTTAACATGAAAATGGCCGCGCCTAAGCCTGCTGATGTTGAAGAGACTAAGCCGGAAGAAGCATCCTCAAACGTTGAACCTGCACCATCTGACGAGCCAACAGCAGCAAAGCCTGCCGGGTTTAAGCTAAGGTTTAACATGAAAATGGCCGCGCCTAAACCTGCTGATGTTGAAGAGACTAAGCTGGATGAAGCACCCTCAAATGTTGAACCTGCACCAACCGACGAGCCGGTAGTTTCAAAACCGGCAGGTTTTAAACCGCGCTTTAATGCTAAAACAATAAAGCCAAAACCGCCCGAAGAATAATAATTGATAACAGATTTTTTTGAACTGATAATATGGATCCCGAAGAACTGCTTAACGACAATACTGCCGAACCCAACAAAGTAAAAAAGGACAGTCCGCTGGTTAGTTTAGAGCGCGACCTGAAGTTTTTTAACGAATCTATCCGCGAGGTAGCGGTAGAGATAATGGTAGAGGGCCTATCGGCACAACCCATATTTATAGCCCACCAGCACGAACTGAAGCTGGGCGAAGTGATACTGGATAGGAACGAGCTAAACACCGAGTGGAGCATACATGCATCAACCGTTGAGGAGTTTGTAGAACGTGGTATTATCAAACCCGAACTGAAGGAGCGTTTTTTGAACACCTACAAAAACCCGCACGACTATATGTGTGTGTTTGTAGTAGTGCCCGAGGGTGCTAACTTTGTATATTATCCCTATGTAAAAGGATAATAGTAATTATTAAAGCTAACCTTTATATTTACCTTATAATTAGTTCAAAACGGTATGTCTGATAAGAAGATCCTGATTTTAAATAGTACCCAAATACAGCAAAAGATAGATCGTATTGCTTACCAGATACTGGAAGATAATTTTGATGAGACCGAGATCATCATAGCGGGTATACTACCGCGCGGAAACCACCTTGCAGAGCGCTTAAAGGCTGTTTTAGACAAGATTGCCCCCTTTAAAAGCCGCCTGATAACCATTGAGTTAGATAAGCAAAGCAGTCAGCTGCACTCTAAAACCGACTTTGATGTACAGGACTGCAGCAACAAGGTAGTGGTGTTGGTTGATGACGTGCTTAACAGCGGTAAAACCCTGGCTTATGGCTTCGGCGTTTTCCTGGATGTGCCGCTTAAAAAGCTGCGTACCGTGGTCCTTATCGACCGTAACCACAAGAGTTTCCCGGTGACTACAGACTATGCGGGGGTGGCACTATCTACCGTGATTAAGGAGCATGTTGATGTTGTTTTAGACCAGGCCGGACAAGAAGACGCGGTTTACCTCAGATAGATCCTAAACCATTTGGTACCATTCCACACCCTGCTATAAATTTTTCGTTTTTATTCGTTTTTTTTACAGTTTATGCTGTGGCGTTTTCGTTTTTTTTGTTCTTCCCGGCTTCTATAATCTAAGCAATAATTTCCATAATTCCTAGTAATATTTAGATTTTTTGGAATTTGCTTTATCTCCAAATCGGCAAAAACACAAATCGCATTTTAAAATTACTGACAAAACACTGTCACTAAAACTTTAGAAATATCTGCAGATATTTGTAAGAATAGATTTTCAATGTTTAAATTTGTTATATGTCAATAGCCGAAATAAAAGAAACTAAAGGAAGCCTGATAGCATGGATCGAGCAGCTGTCAGATACTAATATGCTTTCTTTTTTGGAAGGCTTAAAAAATTCCAGGTCCGATAAGGATTGGTGGGATGATTTAACCGATACTCAAATTGAAAATATAAACCAGGGATTAGCTGACATTGAAAGCGGACGGGTGATTTCTTCAGATGATTTTTGGAAAAAATTAAAAAATGCCTGATCCTACTGATTTGGTTGTTGTCTATTCGGCCCGGTCGTTGGATAATGCTACAGAGATCAAGACTTATTTACTACATCATTTCACACAGAAAGAAGTCGACAAGTTTTATTTATTGCTCCAAAGCTTTGAGAAAATTATTGTGGTTTTCCCGGGCTTGTATCCCAAAAGCATCAAGAATATAAAAATCCATCGCGCAGTTCTTAGTAAGCAGTTATCTGTTTTCTACACCGTTTCTAAAAACACTGTAAGTATAGTTTCTATAATTGATAATAGGATGGCCTATAGTAAGTGGCCTTAACCCTTCACCACCTCTATTAGCCCATCAACACTCATGTTAATGCCGTCAATAATGTGGGTGGCCTGGTTGTAAAAGCCTTCGCGCTCGGCTAATTTTTGGGCAATAAAGTTAACCAGTTCATCGCCGTGTTTGCCGTGCAGCAGGGGGCGTTTAATGCGGGCGTTCTCTAAGCGGTCGGCCAGGGTTTTTGGGGATAGTTTAATGTATAGGGTTTGGCCATGGCTGTTCATCCAATCCATATGGTCGAAAAAGCAGGGCAGGCCACCACCTGTAGATACGATGGTGTTTTGGGGGTAATTGGTTTGCTTCAGCACTTCCGATTCCAGCCTGCGAAAGGCATCCTCGCCATGGGTGGCAAAGTAGTCGGCAACGCTCATGCCTGCCTTTTCTTCAAGGGCGTGGTCAAGGTCAATAAAGTTATATTGCATACCCGCCGATAGCTTTTTGCCCCACGAGGTTTTGCCGCAGCCCATAAATCCTATCAAAAAAATAAGGCTCATTGCTTGTTCAGGTAGTTTTTAACCAGGTCATCGTACTTAGGCATATTGTGGTAATGCCATTTGTTTACTACGGTGCCATTCTTTAATAAAATTATACCGGGGTTTGATCGTACCATGGTTTTTAACGGCACGCCATCGGCATAAAACAACTCGGCCACTAATTTATGCTGTTTGGCAAATACCTCGGCGTTGGCCGGCGCGTTTGAAGTAAGCAGTATAACGCGGGTATTATAGTTTTGTATCAAATTTGCACTTAAGGCATTAATACGGGCAAGCGCATTGGTACTGGTGCTCTCTAAATTGTAGGCTACAATTATTAGACTGTAAAAAGGGCTCGATAGTAATTCCTGGTTATAATTGTTGCCCTGTGCATCCTGTATGGCCAGGTCACGAATTTTAGGTTCAAAACCTTTTTTAACCAAACGGGTTTCGGGTGTGCCTTCAATCTCCCAGTTGGTATCTTTCCAAATGGCAGTTTTAAGGTACTCCTTATCGCTCATCACCTTAGTTTCTTTAGTTTTTTTATTTTTAAGGTGATAGGTTACTTCAAATTCATCCGGTTTGGCACCCGGCGGGGTTTTCATTTCGTTAAGTATGTTATTGCCAATTTTGTAAGGCAAAAAATCTACCACGGGCAAAAAGTTATAGGTGTATAAGCCAAAGCCAACAGCTACTATAGTGGCAGCAATAATTAATTTTTCGCCGGTTTTAGGGTTAACTATTGATCTGATGCTGCGGCGGTTTACAAACAGCACCACTACCAGCAGCAGCAGCACCATATCTTTTAAAAACGATTGCCATGGGGTTAGGGGTATGGCATCGCCAAAGCAGCCGCAGGTTTGCACTACTTTAAAATAGGCCGAGTAAAATGTTAAAAAGCCAAAAAATATAATGAGCAGCAACAGGCCCCAAACCACTTGTATAGCGCGTGTGCCCACTAACAAGGCGAAGCCTAATACCATCTCCAGCGCACATAGTATTACAGCAAAGCTAAGCGCCAGGCCATTTAAAAAGGTAAGGTGAAAAACCTCGAAGTATTCTTCCAGCTTGTACGAAAAGCCCAAAGGATCGTTAGCTTTTATAAGGCCCGAAAAAATGAATAACAGCCCTACCGCTATCCTGCAAAACCAAACTAATCCGTTCTTCATTTTACGCCCAATTTTATCAGCGCGAAAACAGCATAGTTAAGCATGTCCTGGTAATTGGCTTTTACACCTTCGGATGCCAGTGTT from Inquilinus sp. KBS0705 encodes:
- a CDS encoding NAD-dependent epimerase/dehydratase family protein gives rise to the protein MIEKILVIGANGQIGTELVNALRGMHGAENVIASDINSPTYAIRNSGPFEFANVLDKDNLHHLFDKHRPTQVYLLAAILSAVGEQKPKMAWDLNMTGLIHVLDFAVEFKTAKVFWPSSIAVFGPHSPQYDTPQYCVMDPNTVYGFSKLAGERWCEYYHAKYGVDVRSLRYPGLIGWRANPGGGTTDYAVHIFHEALKSGKYQSFLAAGTALPMMYMDDAIRATLTLMDAPVDNIKIRSSYNLAGISFTPTQLAEEIKKHIPAFEISYADNDPRQAIADSWPKSIDDSQAQQDWGWNIEYDLPKMTWDMLENLKKTI
- a CDS encoding YebC/PmpR family DNA-binding transcriptional regulator; protein product: MGRAFEFRKERKFKRWAKMAVQFTRLGKEIVMAVKAGGGDPNSNSRLRTAIQNSKAVNMPKDRVEAAIKRATSRDEKDYEELVYEGYAQHGVAILVETATDNINRTVANVRSYFTKYGGTLGKTGSLDFIFSRKSVFTFVPGDRDLEELEFELIDAGLEDLFVEADEEGNDVAVIHTAFEDFGKMQKALEELGIETKSAKLERIPLSTTSVTEEQAVDVLKIVDRLEDDDDVQAVYHNMAE
- a CDS encoding DUF2442 domain-containing protein, whose translation is MPLFSSSKQEKKVKVTFANGLLFVEKADGKQQAFPLEWFPKLLHASDEAREDWVQTSTGIRFNKLDVDVAL
- a CDS encoding phosphoribosyltransferase; amino-acid sequence: MSDKKILILNSTQIQQKIDRIAYQILEDNFDETEIIIAGILPRGNHLAERLKAVLDKIAPFKSRLITIELDKQSSQLHSKTDFDVQDCSNKVVVLVDDVLNSGKTLAYGFGVFLDVPLKKLRTVVLIDRNHKSFPVTTDYAGVALSTVIKEHVDVVLDQAGQEDAVYLR
- a CDS encoding shikimate kinase (catalyzes the formation of shikimate 3-phosphate from shikimate in aromatic amino acid biosynthesis) — encoded protein: MSLIFLIGFMGCGKTSWGKKLSAGMQYNFIDLDHALEEKAGMSVADYFATHGEDAFRRLESEVLKQTNYPQNTIVSTGGGLPCFFDHMDWMNSHGQTLYIKLSPKTLADRLENARIKRPLLHGKHGDELVNFIAQKLAEREGFYNQATHIIDGINMSVDGLIEVVKG
- a CDS encoding DoxX family protein, with the protein product MKNGLVWFCRIAVGLLFIFSGLIKANDPLGFSYKLEEYFEVFHLTFLNGLALSFAVILCALEMVLGFALLVGTRAIQVVWGLLLLIIFFGFLTFYSAYFKVVQTCGCFGDAIPLTPWQSFLKDMVLLLLVVVLFVNRRSIRSIVNPKTGEKLIIAATIVAVGFGLYTYNFLPVVDFLPYKIGNNILNEMKTPPGAKPDEFEVTYHLKNKKTKETKVMSDKEYLKTAIWKDTNWEIEGTPETRLVKKGFEPKIRDLAIQDAQGNNYNQELLSSPFYSLIIVAYNLESTSTNALARINALSANLIQNYNTRVILLTSNAPANAEVFAKQHKLVAELFYADGVPLKTMVRSNPGIILLKNGTVVNKWHYHNMPKYDDLVKNYLNKQ